In Prochlorococcus marinus str. MIT 1214, one DNA window encodes the following:
- a CDS encoding rod shape-determining protein produces the protein MFFNRFKFSRDIGIDLGTANTLIYVSGKGIVLQEPSVVAMDLEEGVPLAVGDDAKLMLGRTPGNIRAVRPLRDGVIADFDAAEQMLKTFIQKCNEGRGIIAPRLVVGIPSGVTGVERRAVREAGLAGAREVHLIDEPVAAAIGASLPVTEPIGTMIVDIGGGTTEVAVLSLGGTVLSESVRVAGDEINDSIATYLKKVHNLVVGERTAEEIKIKIGSAFPSNEFDLQSIDVRGLHLLSGLPRSINLKAGDLREAMSEPLNKIVDAVKRTLERTPPELAADIVDRGIMLAGGGALVRGISDLLSHETGIFTHVAEDPLLCVVNGCGLVLDDFKSMRRVLDTPDFARNVIRD, from the coding sequence CTTGATTTATGTTTCTGGTAAGGGAATTGTATTGCAAGAACCTTCAGTTGTAGCAATGGATTTAGAAGAGGGAGTTCCTCTCGCCGTAGGCGATGATGCGAAGTTAATGTTAGGTCGAACACCAGGAAATATTCGTGCCGTTAGGCCGCTTAGGGATGGTGTAATCGCGGATTTTGATGCGGCTGAGCAAATGCTTAAGACTTTTATTCAAAAATGTAATGAGGGCCGTGGAATTATTGCACCTCGACTAGTTGTTGGTATTCCTAGTGGCGTGACTGGTGTCGAAAGACGAGCAGTTCGTGAAGCTGGCCTTGCGGGAGCAAGAGAGGTGCATTTGATTGACGAACCTGTAGCTGCTGCAATTGGAGCTTCTTTGCCGGTTACAGAGCCTATCGGAACCATGATCGTTGATATTGGCGGGGGGACTACTGAAGTAGCTGTTTTAAGCCTTGGCGGTACAGTTTTAAGCGAATCTGTAAGGGTTGCGGGAGATGAAATTAATGATTCCATTGCGACTTATTTGAAAAAAGTACATAACTTAGTAGTTGGGGAAAGAACGGCTGAGGAGATAAAAATTAAAATTGGATCAGCATTTCCCTCTAATGAATTTGATTTGCAATCAATAGATGTAAGAGGATTGCATTTGCTTTCAGGTTTGCCTCGTTCAATTAATTTGAAAGCTGGCGATTTACGTGAAGCAATGTCAGAGCCACTGAATAAGATAGTTGATGCTGTAAAAAGAACTCTAGAGAGAACTCCACCCGAACTAGCTGCAGATATTGTTGATAGGGGGATAATGCTCGCAGGTGGGGGGGCATTAGTTAGAGGAATTAGTGATCTGTTGAGTCATGAAACAGGAATTTTTACACACGTAGCTGAAGATCCATTACTCTGCGTCGTAAATGGATGTGGTTTGGTTTTAGATGATTTTAAATCAATGCGCAGAGTTCTAGATACACCTGATTTTGCTAGAAATGTAATTAGAGATTGA